gtatttttctttatttattatctcATTTCCACTCATATCAAATAAGGCAtcatataacaataattttatttgtttgacacaaaataatatatatatatatatatatatatatatatNNNNNNNNNNNNNNNNNNNNNACTTCAACTTTTGAAGATCaagtggaaaaaaaatatatatatatatatatatatatatatatatatatatatatatatatatatttatgaaattaatatcTATTCTCTCACATGTATACCTTGTTTACCTACTTTTAAATACCAAAGCCAATATACAACATAAACTTCAACTTTTGAAGATCAAgtggaaaaaaaatcatcaatataattttttaaaattaaataataaaagaaaaaaaaatattacccttaaataataaaactttccttctttttatattcataaataaaaccttcattaTTCAAACCCACACATAGTATCTAATAGTTATCATGAACAAAAGaacataaattgaattttttatatcttttttaagaTCTTTATTTGCTCATTATTACacctttgtttatttttttctcaaaagaaaaactatGGTCTTTTTCATGCATTATGATCACAATACTATGTTTCCAATTGTACAAGAgatcaataaagacaaaatcAATATTGGTTTAGCCTTAGTACAACCTTTTGAGTAGTGAAATTGGATTATGATTAGCTTCATCGTGtataaaatagcaaaaaaaatttattagtctCCAAGACTCAATTGAGTATTGTTAGAATGTTAAGCGTTAGAGTTAGAGTTAGAATCAGGGCCAGTCGGTTTAGAATTGAGAAGTGGTTGGAGAGCTTTGACAACAATTGTCATGTTTGGCCTGAAATCAGCTTCATATTGCACACAAAGTGCTGCAACCGCTGCTAACTACATAACCATATTAAACATTGGTTAGAAATTAACCTCATACTATattgatgaaaagaaagaacaaaagagCTAACCTTAGCAATTGCCTTAGGAGGgtattcattatttaatttaggATCCACACATTGTTTCACTTTGTCCTCACTCAATCTTGGAGTTGCCTATAATTATTGAGAATCACATCACtataagaatatataataatagaaataaaattcaaagcctctagaaataaataaataaatggataatgatagttaaacaacatttttttaacaacatttaacatcatctatgtgtcattctgtgattggtccatggtggtgtttataattatttttattgattatggagtaattttagaccaatcacagaatgacacgtagatggtgttcaaatattgtcaaaaaaatgttgtctaagtatcgtTATCCTAAAAAATTAAAGGTATAATCATCAAACTATAGTAATATGTTGATGAAAAAGACATACCCAAGTTACAAGACTTTGTTGCCCTTTAGGCATTGTATGGTCAACAGGTTTTCTTCCAGTTAAAAGTTCCAAAAGAACAACCCCAAAACTATAAACATCACTTTTTTGGGTTATTTGTCCTGTCATTGCATACCTGAAAGTAAAAGTAATTCTTTTTGGAaacatgaaattatttttaacacaaAAGAAAAGTTTCACTTAAAATAcaacaaactaaatattaattaagaagcTAATGTGTTCTACTTCTATTTTATGATATctatataaaacttaataatacTCTCTACTATAAagtttatataactttttttttattgcattaagATTACTTAAGCTTAAGACTATAGTTTCATGTCATCCaatgtttttattcttatataaaatattaaacatgcATGGCTTAACATAACTAAATCTCCTATAATACTAAAGGCTAAAAGTACAAGCATACTCTGGAGCATGATAACCAAATGTTCCCAAGACTCTTGTTGAGTGTAATCGAGCTGCAGTGTCAGAAGATTGGTTTGTCAAATTGAAATCTGCAATCTTGGATTCATAGTCATCAAAGAGTAAGACATTGCTAGATCTAACATCTCGATGAACTATAGAAGGTTGACACTTTTCATGAAGAAATTCAAGTCCTTTTGCTGCACCAAATGCAATTTTTACTCTTTGGCTCCAATTTAAAACTGGACCGGGTTCAGCACCTTGTACTCCTTTTCTTCCTACAACACCAAACTCATAATGTTTGATTAAGGTAGAGAAAATGTTTCACCAATACAAGACCTGTTTATTAGTATTGTTTGACCTACCATGTAATATGTCGTGCAAAGAACCCAAACTCGCATATTGATAaaccaaaattctgttattctCCTCTAAACAATATCCCAACAATTCCACAAAATGGTCACTTTTCAATCTTGAAACAACTGATAGCTGCATGATCAATAATGACATGATGTAAACTACAAAAAATTTACTAGCTAAAACAATGTATGagcgaatttcaaaattttgaatgggattatgatattttaacaacactttttaacaactttttgacaacgaaacgcgtgttactattttattggtctgtttgaattacttttaaaaaagtattttaaaccgaccaatcacaaattgtcaaaaagttgtcgaaaaaagagttgttaaaagaacTCTTTCCTTTTGAACGAAAAAAGACCTACTTGTGTTGCAAAATCGGAGTCAGGTTCTGGAGAAGAAGTAGTATCTAGCTTTTTGATTGCAACTTCCTCATCTCCATCCATCTTTGCAAAGTAAACCCTTCCATAAGAACCTTCTCCTATCAAAGCGTTTGTACCAAAATTGTCTGTTAATTGATTTAACTTATCCAATGAGATGGCAGGTATCTCAATTGGTAATTCTTTTTTTGGAGCACCAGTTTTGATTATATTGCCCCTTGGCTCTCCTCTATCTCCTCCTGTATTCAAAGAGGTTAATATAATAACTCACtataatatgtaaattattagtcatttaaattatcaatcaTTTATAAACTGTTATTATTTCATcaagataaatattaattaaacaattaagaTATAgtaaattataacattatacCTTATGTCAAGATAAATTGTGGAAAAAAAATTCGATTCAATTTTCCATACATCATTTACATCATACATAAATAATGGAAATGAAAATCTAGAAAGAGTTTTCAGAACAAGATTATCCATAACTAGTTTGTGTTTGAATGTATTTTAGGAAAATTCCTAAAACTTAGATTAAATAtcctctttatttttcattcctctcatttatatatatactcattcatttatttttaaaaggtaatgCACAATGTGCCTCTAATATTTGAAATCAAGCTTTATATCATTTACTgctttcttaaatatttttcaattagatTATAGTATTCTTTATATGATccaagttaaaaatataatgttaattgAAGAACAACATCAAAAGCACTTATTAagtaaatgtaatttttgtcCATTACagatattataaaacatattataccATAGATGACAATATGTAAGTGTCAATGACAACCTTAAACAAGTTTCAAGAACAACCTTAAACACTTCTAATGGTTTTTAAGGTATTCATATATATGgtgaataaaataaagggtGTAACAAGTGTGATACCTCCACCACCATATACACTACCCTTTTCGACTGATGCATTGTATTGGTTTGCAGGTGGAATGCCAAATTCCTCTTCAGCACCTCCACAACACGACATAGCTTAATATAGTCTGACAAAAACATGTGTTCTCAATAAGCCATTGAAATTAAATCATGTCTAATgaattatatgaaattattgtAGCCCAGATTTTACTAACACTGGTGTTAAAGAAGGAAGCTTGtctttgaaattcaaattcaagcCACCTGCAATTGAATATCACAAATTGTCATAATCCCTCGGATGTAAGATTCAATAGGAATAAAAGTTGTGGtttcataaagataaaaaaaaaaattgttgtttaacaaattcaaatataaccACATCTTAGTATattagttttctatttttttttatttattttgagaattttgCTCCTTGTTTATGTTCTGATCAAACATTGAAATATATTGATCTAAATGAGAAAAACAAGTTTCTCAATTATCAAGAACatgtgagaaaaataaaaggtaaagaTGGAGAAATTATGTTGCTATAAATCTATCTTGTCATTGTAACATTTCATAACACAAAcgtaaacaaaactaaaatctgcaaaaagaagaaagaaagaaagaagaagaaagtataCACAAAAGACATTACCTCTGACTTGTTATTGGACAAGCCAGAAATGCCAAGGAGACAATATGTGTCGATGATGAAACTAAAGGATTATATATAGAGAAAATTATGTACAAGAATTGATAAGGTGggtgggaagaagaagaagaaaaaacataatttgttgtttttctttcaacttcttcCAAATCAAATGAAGCTCCACTCTGAACAAAAAAGACATGTTTGTATGTCTCCCGATATAAATGGCTTTTAGCCAAAAAAACCATAACTTGAACCAAGTCTTGTCTTTAACCTTACCTTTCCGAAGTTTATGTATATACCACCACGATGTTTGTTACTATTTTAATGCACAACTCTATGATTTTTTCTCATCACACCACATACCAAAGACTCATCATATCCTCATTTGCATGCAACATGTCAATATCACATATTTCTTATATAgatataaaactataatttcTATTCACTTATTTTAtcaatgttgttttctttcttcttagaTCAAGTCAatgatataaaatgttaaaaacaaaacaaaaacaaaaaaaaaaaaggatatttgtgactataaatatatattagtttcCTTTAATAAAAGGTATAACATTTACTTATGAGTTTTAGGTACATGTACACATACtccattttctaaatttgaaataaaagattataaattagttaaaataaaagatcaagaaaaaaattattaataatggtTGAATAAATAAGCATACCAAAAGTAACGTATTATAGTTCAAAGAGGAAATACTAAATCCTCACCCAATctgtataaaaaatgaattgagTTAGATTGGGTTTGATTTAAtcataaatgaaaatcaattcaaactaaTTGGATTGAATTAGGTTAAAGAATTACGTGATCTAGTGATATGTAAATCTAGTCATGTATAATATTAAGAacgatttttataaaaacatatgcATTTTATCAAACTATTAACAAATAATGAGTTAATGTAACCAAACATTATTGTTTTAGGGTACTTtcgaaaaatttaaaatatctaagaATCAATGTAACTAGTGAAACACATTTTtctaatgaaatataaatataattttaactttaatgtctttttttctaaattagaagtctaaaagaatcaaaacctaaatAAATATGTGGAAAAAATTATGGTCATTGCCATGCACAAtatagttataaaatttatattaaaaaaatcgaCACATGTGTTCGTTTCATGGATATTGAAATGAAAAGATTAACTTTTTCGAGaggaaataaagaaataacttataaatatttatgaatatttgagTATATATTGACTTAATGAAGATACAAGTTGAATTTATAAAAGTGATCATATATATAGATGATAAATAGACCtgtgtatttatatattatctataaataaataatatatatatatatatatatatatatatataacttttatatataaataaatttagcaCATTACAAATTTGGATTACACTAgatggaaaacaaaataaattttagattaaataaccttaattatttcaatattatgataattttttaaatttaatttttctattttcaatattttcatttgGTCTTATTCTTTCTAAATTTGAGTCAATATAACCTCTTTATTTTGTTACTCACTACGTATCATGCTTTATGTcacatattatttttcaaatatttttatcatgaaaaatactatataattaaaatatttttatcttgaaaaatactatataatttataacatcctatttaaatagtataaatactATAAATGAATTTATCACATTATCTATAACACCTATTTTGGATTATCACGggaaaaattttcattttgtttattaaaaaaaagtcgATTTTCATTTACACATTAATGTcataaatttatacaaaacattattataaatttttattagataaaattcaaataaaactcTCATCATCAATCTCCTCTCTCGTTAGTCATCGGCTCCAAAATCATTTGTATTTCTATCTAAGTTCTTGTATAACAACACGTGTTATACAATCATCGTACAAATACAATCACAAA
This genomic interval from Vigna radiata var. radiata cultivar VC1973A chromosome 8, Vradiata_ver6, whole genome shotgun sequence contains the following:
- the LOC106770058 gene encoding probable protein kinase At2g41970, which encodes MSCCGGAEEEFGIPPANQYNASVEKGSVYGGGGGDRGEPRGNIIKTGAPKKELPIEIPAISLDKLNQLTDNFGTNALIGEGSYGRVYFAKMDGDEEVAIKKLDTTSSPEPDSDFATQLSVVSRLKSDHFVELLGYCLEENNRILVYQYASLGSLHDILHGRKGVQGAEPGPVLNWSQRVKIAFGAAKGLEFLHEKCQPSIVHRDVRSSNVLLFDDYESKIADFNLTNQSSDTAARLHSTRVLGTFGYHAPEYAMTGQITQKSDVYSFGVVLLELLTGRKPVDHTMPKGQQSLVTWATPRLSEDKVKQCVDPKLNNEYPPKAIAKLAAVAALCVQYEADFRPNMTIVVKALQPLLNSKPTGPDSNSNSNA